The region TCCTGTGTTCATTGAGTAGTGATAGGAAAACAATTGTAGTAGGTTAATAGTGTCGTCGTGTATGACAGTGGCGCGACGTACCATCAGCCACATACTTTACTGACGGTTAACCTAGGAACAATAACATGAGATCAACATGTGGGCAGTTAAGTGTGTTGCTGTTGGTACTTACTGCTTTTGCTACCACGAGCGGGCTTTACGAAATGGTATACAAAAGCCGTGGTAGCAACAgcgaacatttttttataaattaaccaTTAGTGTATTACTTTATGATTCAATGCGTCCTATTTTTTTTAGATAGAATTATATTTCTCATGTTTAACATAGCTATATTCTACTATTTTGTACAATAACGTATAAGTTGCTCTAAAATGTAGAtagattatttttcattttataagactgtttatgttattacttatataatttattaatgaCACTCGAATACTTGAATGTCAGATCATTCCACCGACTTAAGTATTTTCAACAACACCAGTTGCATTTGAGTATTATAATTCTTTTTTCATTAACTTTTATAAGAGATCTCAGAGctttaacaaaataataacagtGTTACTATAAAAGCATTtctatataatatttttactacTAAACGTAACGGAAATTCATTAACTTTCTTTgacattataaaatgtatttctgaAATTAAATGGAATCCAATTTAATATTGATTCTTGATAGTATTCAATATGGTATTTCGCTTATTAATTTCAGTTGTTATTGTCACATTATTTGCACATTTTCTACACGAATTATAaagaaattacacgagaataaaaaataataaattaaagttATTGCATTTATTAATTTCCAGCGACATacctaaagttcgttttttttagcattagaaataaggtaaacaatctttatgtcttttaatggaaaaacacattttaaaaataagttacggcaaatatgtaacagttatgaatctaatacaatcatttatattcttctgctttcataagtaatagttactgatttttaaaaagcgtttttcaattaaaagacatgtcttgatcgcttaccttctttcaagttctttctaatgctaaaaaaaacgaactatatctAATATTACTAATATAATTTCTCTTCACTGGGTACAGTGCGTCAACCGAACACAAACAGTTCCACTTATTGACTtctcaatatatttttatctgTAGGCGCACTTGCCAACGTATTTAACCTTACTCAATTGCTTATATCTTTGACTAATTCGCCCTTAACGTAAACTTGCAAGATGTTTCTATCGTCGGCCAGATACACGAACTTCTGCAGGAGGCTTGCGACGCGTTCCTCTTCCGTCTTGTCCAGGGTGTACTCGTGCCGGTCGATGTTGCCGGCGGCGTACACGTCTACCAGAAGAGCGTCGAGTTCTTTGCCCACTTGAAAGTTGCCGATTTTGTGATCCAGGTTTAGAGCTGTGGAGTAAAAATACCGGTTATCGTGCTATGTGGGTATAAGAAAAAGACCCCTATCCCCTTAATGACATTTACTTGTAACATTCTGAAGACCAAACAGTAAATTTCTAATGCTGTTATTAATCAAAAATGTTACAATTCCTTTGTCCTCATCTGTCTTATCATTCtacattagtaattaaaaaaaaatctgaataGGGGGTAATAGTACCTTCAGCGCCTCCCATAGTCGCTAAGTAAAACGCTTCCTTCCAGCTAATGGCGTTGTCTCCTCCCGCCTGCAGGTCCAGATGCGTGGACACGTCCATGCTCCTGCGCACAGCATCTAGTATCGACGCGCTGTCTCCGCCTGACACGTCTGTAGGTACCATAAGAACCTTATTAACATGGGTATAAAAATCAGCATCGCATCTCTCGCCTTAGGattcatcatatcagccagaggacgtccactgctggacataggcctcccccaaacaGTGCCACAATGAcaggtcttgcgccacccgcatccagcggactcccgcgtcctataccagtggcctattttataaagctacaagttacaatttacaagcggaagtctctttctaaccctatgtgttagaacgagacttccgcttgtaaattgtaacttgtagctttataaaataggccactggtcaTCACAGTCCACCTTGTCTACCACCCTATCTTGGGGGGTCTAACAACGCTGCGCCTGAGAATTATCTATGCGTTTTACTACATTACGACTTCCATAGAAAtggatatttttaaaataagatAAATAGAAATAGGGAATCTTACGTTCATtagaaaatatgtattttaattatgcacagatttttttagttttttcatTCAACAACATAATTTTTGACATGTCTGAAAGGGCCCTTAGGCGGCGCTGATATAGCTTGGCCACAAATAATTTTTCTTTTGTAATAAAGAGGCGATCACCTCACAGTAGCTATAAATTTAGTGACATGACAACCCCAGAATAATGGCTTGGCAGCGAAGTATTCGACCATATCTACCTGTCCCCAAGCCCACGCGCAGCCCTCGCTGGCGGTATTTGCGCACGGGACACAGCCCGGAGCGCAGCCGCGTGTTGGATGCGGGGCAGTGCGCTAGCGACACTCCTCGCGCCGCCAGCAGCGACATCTCTGCTTCGGTTAGGTGGACCGCGTGGGCCATGATGCACTGGAAATACATACATAGTTGTAACTACTTTTTTATCAATTCCAATAAGGTTGGGGACATAATACATGAAAATTAACAATTCAAACTAATGACAAAACGGgatataaacaaaaaacagtTTTGATCTGGCAAAATTttaatatggttgttttgtttgtgcccatttttaagaaaaattgtatgcaataaaatcaagtttttggaaatattaaatatattaaaaacgggtcactcacgtattttaagtcgagaAACGCTCCAAcgcaacgcaagctcctgatgacactcctcggtacggagttaaacatgtcgagcgtttttcgacttaaaatacgtgagtcacccgtttttaatatatttaatctgTCTGTGTCTCACAGAAGTCAAGTTTCTGAAAAAGTCAGTATTTTGTACACACCACACGAAATCTGGACAAAAATCCGAAAATACTGTAACCCTGAAAGGTGAACAGCGACTGCAAGGaattattttaggtaggtactcaatAGTTTTTAGTTGTTTTGCTTTTTAACAAGATGTCGCTAGTGTTCACCCTACACTCAAATGTATGAGACAGCTTATATAATTTGTGtgtattttgtaaaaatatttacctTGTTATTGAGGATTTGACTTTTGTCATATACTTCTCCATAACTTGTACAAGATGGGTACATTTCTAACACATATTCTATTTCTTTCAGGTTCTCAGATATGTGGCtctaaaacaataacaatacaCATAAAAATTCTGCATAGTCGAAATTGTATCCTTTTGCTACTCAGGTAtatgttttataattataataattatctaaCCTGTATCCTGCAGTCATACTTCTGGGCTATCTTTGCCAAACCAGTCATCAGAGGCTCATCACAACTTACTGCAAACCTTGGTGTTATTACTGGTTGCACTAAGTCattctgaaaataaaataaacaagtctAACTTTAATTGCAAGCCACTACACTATAGCAAAATAACACCTCAACTCCCAGTTAAATTTGCCAAACAAAAAACGACCTTGAAGTAATAAATGAAGAATGGAATTTTGCTTCTCTTAGCTGACCTGATTTTGCGTCAAGTGGAAAGTAAAGCTATATTAGTGGAGCTGAAAGTAAAGTCATAGATTTTACTGGCAGCTTGGTCACACCACACTATATTCTCATTGGTCAAGTGTGTCTCAACAACATCAATGTGGCCAGTTCACATTTTGCTGTAAAATTGAAATGTatagttttataatatgaaaccttttttaattttgtaaacatGGAGCCCTGATCCTTCAAAAAAGTATTCTTTGTAATACTGACCTTATAAGATAAAATCATTTGCACAAACTTCTCCACTTGGTCCAATTCAGCAGCAGTCTCGTTATAATATCCAGCATCATTCTTGAGGTTCATGCTGACTTTGCCCACCAGTGCCCTTTGCTTATGTTTCAGCACAGTCTTCGCCAGCTCAATTGTACCTTCAAGATGCAGAGAGCCAAAATAGCAGGCTGTTGTGGTGCCATTGATTAGAAGTCTTTGCTAGAAACATGGTAAGAATAATTGAATTGAGTGATTGAAATGAATTTTGAGTAGTACTTTATTTACAAAGTTATGATTAAAATGTTATATGAATTCCTGTTGAACTGGGAGTAGCACAGAATTAAATGTCCACAATAGTTTGTAATAATTTTGGTAGGTTTATGGTCATGGACCGCTCAAAGCTTTCttgaataattataaatatactgTTTACTTACCACAACCTTGTCGTAAACCTGGGCAGCAAAGTCCACATCTTTGTACTGACTTTCTAACGGGAAAGTATATTTATCCAACCATTCCAACAAAGGTCTATCAAGCCCAATGCCTAAGTTAGGGAACTGGGGGGCATGAGTGTGGCAATCCACAAACCCAGGAATTAGTATCTGATCTGTTTTCAAAGTTATAGTTTGGTGGTCTGCAAATGCGCCTGATTGTTGTAAAGAATTGTACTCTTCTCTTGAACCCAATTTAGTAATCTAAAAGATAaaagttaacaaaatttttcGTTTATAAGTTGAAAAGCTGTCTATAACAATTCTGCTAATTAATGACCAACAGTATCACTTGCCTTTCCATTCGCAGTGGCCAGATAGCCGGCAAATGACAAGTCTTTAAATGAAGACGAGGAAACAATAGAtccaagaaatattttttttgtgtcagACATTATGTACAATATATTTATTGGACATAGAAGAACTTGCACTTGACCAACCAATCACACGCACATGGATTAACTAAATAGGTATGTTATGACAACTGTTATCATTTACCAAGATCTTACGAAACTCACACGAAAGTTTACAATTTGTAACCAAGCGATTtgataatatttgttgttattgatgataacatatttgtttttaagaGAGATTCACATAACATGCCCATCTTTTTCTTTCCCTTTTATGATAAACACTAAAAGAAAGAGATAACACGATCAGAATATAGATGAGACATAAATTCGTAAGATGAGACTTGTGGATGAGACTGATAACATCCGACATTCCAACATTTCCAACTGTCAGTCAATTTCCTGCGCGGGCGATGACCTCTCACATATGTCAGTATTACGTTTCGTTACCAAGATACGACCtatgttattatattattaacctATCTTTTGTTTGTAAATGTAAATTGTATCTTACACAAACCTAAGtaaatacgtttttttatttatttgtgcacTTTTGAAACCTTTTGTGTAGTCAACTCATTATTAACAAGCGCGGTAGTTATCTTTTTCTAAATAGGTAGATCGTTAAAAACTAAACGCACTAATTAGCTTTAACTGGCGCGAAATGCGAACAGATTTTGTTATCCGTTAGTATTTCT is a window of Cydia splendana chromosome 1, ilCydSple1.2, whole genome shotgun sequence DNA encoding:
- the LOC134796671 gene encoding guanine deaminase codes for the protein MSDTKKIFLGSIVSSSSFKDLSFAGYLATANGKITKLGSREEYNSLQQSGAFADHQTITLKTDQILIPGFVDCHTHAPQFPNLGIGLDRPLLEWLDKYTFPLESQYKDVDFAAQVYDKVVQRLLINGTTTACYFGSLHLEGTIELAKTVLKHKQRALVGKVSMNLKNDAGYYNETAAELDQVEKFVQMILSYKNDLVQPVITPRFAVSCDEPLMTGLAKIAQKYDCRIQSHISENLKEIEYVLEMYPSCTSYGEVYDKSQILNNKCIMAHAVHLTEAEMSLLAARGVSLAHCPASNTRLRSGLCPVRKYRQRGLRVGLGTDVSGGDSASILDAVRRSMDVSTHLDLQAGGDNAISWKEAFYLATMGGAEALNLDHKIGNFQVGKELDALLVDVYAAGNIDRHEYTLDKTEEERVASLLQKFVYLADDRNILQVYVKGELVKDISN